The following is a genomic window from Amphiura filiformis chromosome 4, Afil_fr2py, whole genome shotgun sequence.
GACTGAAAATATTGAAGCTACAATTGAggaacgtgctatctactgaagatagtacacgtcATATTGAAGCTACGAGATGAacgtgctatctacagaagataacacacgTCACATTGAAGCTACCAGATgaatgtactatctactgaagatagcacacgttATATTGAAGCTACAGATCGGGTACCAGatgaacgtgctatctactgaacatgtGGAAGATAGCACACGTCATATCAAAGGTACGTGCTGAACATGCTATCAACTAGTGATAGCACACGTCATATTAAAACCACCAAATGAATGTTGCACATATTTgcctttttcaaaataaataggcAATGTTTTGTTAATTTCGTTTTTATTAAatcttaaaatattaaatgtatttacACAAGGGACAATTAAAATACATACATCTCAGATAAAATATGAATACATTCTAAAAGCAATAATTATATTGAGTCGTAAATTAGCAAAATACCgtataaaaattatataaatttgttttcattaataGAAAAACATAGAAAAACCTCATGAATTCTATTGAAAGTGTACAGTATAAGCCTACACGTATGTGCGGAATGAAAAAGGAAGGACAAATGCCAAGGTAAAACAACAGATTTAGACTTTTTGCAGCAGATCTCCAGCACTGCTGGGCAAAACACTCTCTACAAAAGATTTTGTGGTATAATTTTCTAGCTATATATAATACAGAAGGCACGCCATATATAAAgatactatctaccgtagattgCATCACAacttgtgttgttgttttttcgttTCCACACAAAACATTCATATGATTATATAATAACTACCCAGAAAGAAATCTAGGTTCTTTTAAAATtctgtaaaatgtaaaaaaaaaaaaaaatatcacacgaCAGTTCTTTAGTTCTTGAATTTTCTGATGGCATCAGCAATCCAGTTGGTAAACCCCAGATCGCTGCGCAGTTCTGTAATGCCCTGGACGACTTGATAAAACACACTCGCTCTCCGCTCAAAATCAGCTTGTCTCGCATTGATATCCTCAAGATCTGTTGCTGGTCTCCTGCATGAAGTCTTGGGCAAACTTTGACCATGAAGTATTTGGTGTAACTCTGGCACATGAAATAGACCACGCAGCATACGGATGCAATGGTCTAATTGGTGTTCAGCATCGTTTAGGAAACGTAATCGTAAATCAGTATGATGACGTCTTTCATGATCTTGTATGATGGTGCTATCTTTATCATCTGGAGACTTAGAGGAGTCAAGAAATACACTATCAGAGTCGGTCTTTGGAATCTGAGCACAGATATCAAGGATAGTGATTGGTGTCTTTGGTGTGACGCAAGATTCTGATTGCTGACATTTATCAACTCTATTGTTTGTTATTGTCCCTATCAATGTTATGTCGCGTTTCGATGGTGGCGGACATTTATCACCGCCATTGCTTGTCTCGATTATTGTTATGTCGTGGTCCAATGTTGGCTGACATTTATCACCGCCATTGCTTGTCTCGATTATTGTTATGTCGTGGTTCGATGGTGGCGGACATTTATCACCGTCATTGCTTGTCTCGATTATTGTTATGTCGTGGTCCGATGGTGGCGGACATTTATCACCGCCATTGCTTGTCTCGATTATTGTTATGTCGTGGTCCGATGGTGGCTGACATTTATCACCGCCACTGCTTGTCTCGATTATTGTTGTGTCATGGTCCGATGATGGCGGACATTTATCACCGCCATTGCTTGTCTCGATTATTGTTGTGTCATGGTCCGATGATGGCTGACATTTATCACCGCCATTGCTTGTCTCGATTATTGTTGTGTCATGGTCCGATGGTGGCGGACATTTATCACCGCCATTGCTTGTCTCAATTATTGTTATGTCGTGGTCCGATGGTGGCTGACATTGATCACCGCCATTGCTTGTCTCGATTATTGTTATGTCGTGGTTCGATGGTGGCGGGCAATTATCACCGCCATTGCTTATCTCGATTATTGTTATGTCATGGTCCGATGCTGGCTGATATTTATCACCGCCATTGCTGGTCTCGATTATTGTGGTGTCATGGTCCGATGATGGCTGACATTTATCACCGCCATTGTTTGTTATTGTCTCGATTATTGTTTTATCATAGTCTGGTGATGGCGAACTTTGCAGTGATTCTGTTTCATCAGATTGTCTTTTTGAATTGTCCGAAGTCCGAGATGACAAACTCTGCACTGAGTCCGTTCCTTCAGAGTTTCTTCTTTTTGATTTCCGTTTTTGTGGCATGCGATGAGCAAAGGAGTCTACTGATTTGGTTCTCATTCGGTCATTATCTTGATctgcaaatttgaaaataaaatgaattcaTTTAAAATGGTGGCGTGTCAACAGAGGGGCACGGtaaaattatgataatgatgataactcAAGAACTTCCCTCTACTGTCCCGTTTTCTCTCTGTCCCTGTCACCTCTATTCTTATGAATCATTATATGCGAGGCCAAAATCTTATGACGGACAAACATGTTGTGACATTTTGCTATATGCCCCATTTCTCCAATAGATGTCCAATCCCTAGAAGCAAGAGCAAGGATGGATCCAGGGTTTTCAAATGGGGTAGGGTATTATGAAATATAGCCCAAGGGAGATCCCGGagtttcaaaattgtcaaaaatggtggTCAAAATCATCAattatttttctcccttttttaaTGTCTTTTTCAGAGGAGGGCCCCCGGATCATGCCTAATAGGATTTGGATTTAGGACACCAAAGAAGGGGACATGTATGCATGTGACAAATGATACGAGTGCAGTCAAAATACTACCAAAATTTTTTATCTCCATGGGCCCAGTGTTGTTTGTGTTTATGATATACAGGCTACTGCACAATGCTCCataatacctaaataaaaatttgt
Proteins encoded in this region:
- the LOC140149915 gene encoding uncharacterized protein; protein product: MSIAEKNGHIEVMWLEPEKDYGKHSLVRRHQIITDYMGVRNDLRVGKDVLVMWGRGKNATYYMAKLARIANCAKDQDNDRMRTKSVDSFAHRMPQKRKSKRRNSEGTDSVQSLSSRTSDNSKRQSDETESLQSSPSPDYDKTIIETITNNGGDKCQPSSDHDTTIIETSNGGDKYQPASDHDITIIEISNGGDNCPPPSNHDITIIETSNGGDQCQPPSDHDITIIETSNGGDKCPPPSDHDTTIIETSNGGDKCQPSSDHDTTIIETSNGGDKCPPSSDHDTTIIETSSGGDKCQPPSDHDITIIETSNGGDKCPPPSDHDITIIETSNDGDKCPPPSNHDITIIETSNGGDKCQPTLDHDITIIETSNGGDKCPPPSKRDITLIGTITNNRVDKCQQSESCVTPKTPITILDICAQIPKTDSDSVFLDSSKSPDDKDSTIIQDHERRHHTDLRLRFLNDAEHQLDHCIRMLRGLFHVPELHQILHGQSLPKTSCRRPATDLEDINARQADFERRASVFYQVVQGITELRSDLGFTNWIADAIRKFKN